A section of the Acidobacteriota bacterium genome encodes:
- a CDS encoding insulinase family protein encodes MIARLLITVAAGLALAAAMPADESVSRGSRTISRLASVPLNWKLPSEGKDFQVVRSKAGVTFYCRSDRSIPLLSVRVVVRAGAVFETGYPPQVARVTARMLRESGSEGMTVEKLDSLLNYYAGNLDIDCGPDLVTIQATIGSDQADMLIEIIAKLLARPAFNQERFDYVVQRIRTEEDTAAEDPFYLCGRKFQQLLYATHPYGYLHSADGLEKVTLAEVQRYFGDHYGPAGLALVVTGDFDTGRVLKKWEEFYTGHPTAREIPPPSPPDPQDHPGVFLLQKNINQCSIYFGCQSVARDLSDIHRIHLLNHMVGGSSFASRFTQQVRDREGLAYRVDSIFDTDVLGRPAFVARCRTKTDTTVRALDAMLWIIDLFRDGKIGETEFEAGVSGLKNGFVKRFATVEDVLANFLMLTILNRPRSYLEEYQAHAGAITRVQLQETARRYLNPDRMTFVVVGNVREIEDGLKKFGTIYRLSEAASASRPDRQPPPGQ; translated from the coding sequence ATGATCGCCCGTTTGCTCATCACCGTGGCAGCCGGCCTGGCCCTGGCGGCCGCAATGCCGGCCGACGAATCCGTCAGCCGCGGCAGTCGGACCATCAGCCGTCTAGCGTCGGTCCCTCTAAACTGGAAATTGCCCTCGGAGGGCAAGGACTTTCAGGTGGTTCGCTCCAAGGCGGGCGTGACGTTCTATTGCCGAAGCGACCGCTCGATCCCGCTGCTGAGCGTCCGCGTCGTGGTGCGAGCCGGAGCGGTGTTCGAAACGGGCTATCCGCCTCAGGTGGCGCGGGTGACCGCCCGGATGCTCCGCGAGAGCGGCAGCGAGGGCATGACGGTGGAGAAACTGGACTCTCTGCTGAACTATTACGCCGGCAATCTGGACATCGACTGCGGCCCGGACCTTGTGACCATCCAGGCAACCATCGGCAGCGACCAGGCCGACATGCTCATCGAAATCATCGCCAAGCTGCTGGCCCGGCCCGCCTTCAATCAGGAGCGGTTTGACTACGTCGTCCAGCGGATCCGGACGGAGGAAGACACCGCGGCGGAGGACCCGTTCTACCTATGCGGCCGTAAATTCCAGCAGCTGCTGTACGCGACTCACCCGTACGGTTACTTGCACTCGGCGGATGGCCTCGAGAAGGTGACGTTGGCCGAGGTCCAGCGCTACTTCGGCGACCACTACGGACCCGCCGGCCTCGCCCTGGTCGTCACCGGCGATTTTGATACCGGCCGCGTGCTCAAGAAGTGGGAGGAATTCTATACGGGACATCCGACCGCACGTGAGATACCGCCTCCATCGCCGCCCGACCCTCAGGACCACCCGGGCGTGTTCCTGCTGCAGAAGAACATCAACCAGTGCTCCATCTATTTCGGCTGCCAGTCGGTGGCGCGGGATCTGTCGGACATCCACCGCATCCACCTGCTCAATCACATGGTGGGCGGCAGCAGTTTCGCCTCCCGATTTACCCAGCAGGTTCGCGACCGGGAGGGTCTGGCCTATCGGGTGGACTCGATCTTCGACACCGACGTACTGGGCCGCCCTGCCTTTGTCGCCCGGTGCCGAACTAAAACCGACACCACTGTCCGGGCGCTGGACGCGATGCTTTGGATCATCGACCTGTTCCGCGACGGCAAGATCGGAGAGACTGAGTTCGAAGCGGGGGTCTCGGGCCTGAAGAACGGCTTTGTCAAGCGGTTCGCCACGGTGGAAGACGTACTGGCCAATTTTCTGATGCTGACCATCCTGAACCGGCCGCGCAGCTACCTCGAGGAGTATCAGGCGCATGCCGGCGCCATCACCCGGGTCCAGCTCCAGGAGACGGCCCGGAGATACCTGAATCCGGACCGCATGACCTTTGTTGTGGTGGGGAACGTCCGGGAGATCGAAGATGGTTTGAAAAAGTTCGGCACGATCTACCGCCTGAG
- a CDS encoding insulinase family protein, which translates to MRRLLLIASLVAASPVLTVAADLIHIPMKTFTLENGLEVVLVPRHETPIIHSLIRYKVGSGNETNGITGISHMLEHMMFKGTKEIQTLNYELELPLMEKQDELFREVLRLRRLKVLGRAPSDLDDRIEVLLLKIKGLSASQKLVTIQNDLDVATFQVGFARLGADTSFDRTHYMEYFPSNCLEAWAYFESARMREPFFREFHSERDVVLEERRQTTETQPEAVLFENFLAAAYMAHPYQWDVIGWRADIENLTRQDIVDYHRLYYAPNNAILVLVGDFQADQAENLIRRYFGKIPRQDITKPVTLTAEPVQLGERRLTIVQDAAPRLVVGFHRCAVTHPDYPVFEMIDTLLSQGRTSVFYKELIRTGLAADVRTGVWEMKRHPGLFTVTAVAGDGVGLQRLETAVLDQLNRLKDQPVSRRELEEARSFLTGRLLRQLRDGEALAAVLAEGQDFFTDPSAYNLYLSRLQSIDAGDIQRVAREWFTPSNRTVAWSGPSANERSTK; encoded by the coding sequence GTGAGACGACTGCTCCTGATTGCCAGTCTGGTTGCTGCGAGCCCGGTCCTGACCGTCGCGGCGGACCTGATCCACATCCCCATGAAGACGTTCACTCTGGAGAACGGGTTGGAGGTCGTCCTGGTGCCTCGCCACGAAACCCCGATCATCCACTCGCTGATCCGCTACAAGGTGGGTTCCGGCAACGAAACCAACGGCATCACCGGGATTTCCCATATGCTCGAGCACATGATGTTCAAGGGCACCAAGGAAATCCAGACGCTGAACTACGAGCTGGAACTCCCGCTGATGGAAAAGCAGGACGAGCTGTTCCGCGAGGTGCTCCGGCTTCGCCGGCTGAAAGTGCTGGGCCGCGCACCCTCGGATTTGGATGACCGGATCGAGGTGCTGCTTCTCAAGATCAAGGGGCTCTCGGCGAGCCAGAAACTGGTGACCATCCAGAACGACCTGGATGTGGCGACGTTCCAGGTGGGCTTCGCCCGGCTGGGCGCTGATACCAGCTTCGACCGGACGCATTACATGGAGTACTTTCCGTCGAACTGCCTCGAGGCGTGGGCGTATTTCGAGTCGGCCAGGATGCGGGAACCTTTCTTCCGGGAGTTCCATTCTGAGCGCGATGTCGTGCTAGAGGAACGCCGGCAAACCACCGAGACCCAGCCGGAAGCCGTCCTGTTCGAAAACTTCCTGGCCGCGGCCTACATGGCCCATCCATACCAGTGGGATGTCATCGGCTGGCGGGCGGATATCGAAAACCTGACCCGCCAGGACATCGTGGACTATCACCGGCTCTACTATGCGCCCAACAACGCCATCCTTGTCCTGGTGGGGGATTTTCAGGCCGATCAGGCTGAAAACCTGATCCGGAGGTATTTCGGCAAGATCCCCCGGCAGGACATCACCAAACCGGTCACCCTGACCGCCGAACCCGTTCAGTTGGGCGAGCGGCGACTCACCATTGTGCAAGATGCCGCTCCCCGGCTTGTGGTCGGCTTCCACCGATGCGCGGTGACGCATCCGGACTACCCGGTGTTTGAAATGATAGACACCCTCCTGAGTCAGGGGCGGACCAGCGTTTTTTACAAGGAGCTGATCCGTACAGGCCTGGCAGCGGATGTCCGAACCGGGGTTTGGGAGATGAAGCGCCACCCGGGCCTTTTCACCGTGACCGCGGTGGCGGGCGACGGGGTAGGACTCCAGCGGCTGGAAACGGCAGTCCTGGACCAGCTCAATCGGCTCAAGGACCAGCCGGTCTCCAGGCGTGAGTTGGAGGAAGCGCGCAGTTTCCTAACGGGCCGTCTGCTGCGGCAGCTGCGCGACGGCGAGGCGTTGGCGGCGGTGCTGGCCGAGGGTCAGGACTTCTTCACGGACCCGTCCGCCTACAACCTGTATCTGAGCCGTCTCCAGAGCATCGACGCCGGCGACATCCAGCGCGTCGCCCGCGAGTGGTTCACGCCCAGCAACCGCACGGTGGCCTGGAGTGGGCCGTCCGCGAATGAAAGGAGCACGAAATGA
- a CDS encoding DUF4097 domain-containing protein, with protein sequence MILKYRPTLIVMLALLVLSVAVSAATQTFKVGDRVVLRIKTVSGNISVTGWEKPDVKVDSVVVGDNVTPEVTQRDGEIVIREIHNNPGFFGSSGSVNFKIFAPAGAMVDGKSISGSVTLERLNGAVEFKTVSGELSLTAAAPSDVDLASVSGNVVCRLDKRYANSLAISNVSGDITLVLAGGGDAFCRLSTISGDLTVKQKMEESETKKGYGSEKVTGRLGQGSGKITLSTVSGDIVLR encoded by the coding sequence ATGATCTTGAAATACCGCCCCACGTTGATCGTGATGCTTGCGCTACTGGTTCTGAGCGTGGCTGTGTCGGCGGCGACCCAGACATTCAAGGTCGGCGACCGGGTGGTGCTTCGCATCAAGACCGTCTCCGGCAACATCAGCGTGACCGGCTGGGAGAAACCCGATGTCAAGGTGGATTCCGTGGTGGTCGGTGATAATGTTACACCCGAAGTCACCCAGCGCGATGGCGAGATCGTGATCCGGGAGATCCACAACAACCCGGGTTTCTTCGGCAGCAGCGGCTCGGTGAACTTCAAGATTTTTGCTCCTGCCGGCGCCATGGTGGACGGGAAGTCCATCTCCGGCTCCGTCACGCTGGAGCGCCTGAACGGGGCGGTGGAATTCAAAACCGTCAGCGGGGAGCTCAGCCTCACGGCGGCCGCGCCGTCCGACGTGGATCTCGCTTCGGTCAGCGGCAACGTCGTCTGTCGGTTGGATAAACGGTACGCCAACTCGCTCGCCATCAGCAACGTCAGCGGCGACATCACGCTGGTGCTCGCCGGCGGCGGGGACGCCTTTTGCCGCCTCAGCACCATCAGCGGGGATCTCACCGTGAAGCAGAAGATGGAAGAATCCGAAACGAAAAAGGGCTACGGTTCCGAAAAGGTCACCGGCCGCCTGGGCCAGGGCAGCGGCAAGATTACACTGAGCACCGTCAGCGGCGACATCGTCCTGCGCTGA
- a CDS encoding MoxR family ATPase translates to MANVDIQRLNEQIQADSAFLNDIRTEVRKVIIGQEYIVERLLVGLLTHGHILLEGVPGLAKTLSVQTLARTIASRFQRIQFTPDLLPADLTGTMVFNPKTGEFHPRQGPLFANLILADEINRAPAKVQSALLEAMQERQVTIGDTTFPLPQPFLVLATQNPIEQEGTYPLPEAQVDRFMLKLRITYPSRKEERDILDRMATAPEIPVRSVASPEQILQASETIRRIYVDEKLKDYVVNLVCATRTPADFGLDLKALIDYGASPRATIFLIRAAMAHAFLDGRGFVIPEDIKAMALDVLRHRIILSYEAESEELTADDLITRVFDVIPVP, encoded by the coding sequence ATGGCCAACGTCGACATCCAGCGGCTCAACGAACAGATCCAGGCGGACAGCGCGTTTCTCAACGACATCCGGACCGAGGTCCGGAAAGTGATCATCGGGCAGGAGTATATCGTCGAGCGGCTCCTCGTGGGCCTGCTCACTCACGGGCATATCCTCCTGGAGGGCGTCCCGGGGTTGGCCAAAACGCTGTCGGTGCAGACGCTGGCGCGCACCATTGCCTCGCGGTTCCAACGCATTCAGTTCACCCCCGACCTGTTGCCGGCCGATCTTACCGGCACCATGGTCTTCAACCCGAAAACCGGTGAATTCCACCCCCGCCAGGGCCCCCTGTTCGCCAACCTGATTCTGGCCGACGAGATCAACCGCGCCCCTGCCAAGGTTCAGAGCGCCCTGCTCGAAGCCATGCAGGAGCGGCAGGTGACCATCGGCGACACCACCTTTCCGCTGCCCCAACCGTTCCTGGTGCTGGCGACGCAGAATCCAATTGAACAGGAGGGGACCTACCCGCTGCCCGAGGCCCAGGTAGACCGCTTCATGCTCAAGCTGCGGATCACCTACCCCAGCCGGAAGGAGGAACGCGATATTCTTGACCGAATGGCCACCGCTCCGGAGATTCCCGTCCGTTCCGTCGCCAGCCCGGAGCAGATCTTGCAGGCGAGCGAGACGATCCGCCGCATCTACGTGGATGAAAAGCTGAAGGACTACGTGGTCAACCTGGTCTGCGCCACCCGCACGCCGGCCGACTTCGGCCTGGATCTCAAGGCTCTGATCGATTACGGCGCCTCCCCCCGGGCCACCATCTTTCTGATCCGGGCGGCCATGGCGCACGCTTTTCTCGACGGCCGCGGCTTCGTGATTCCCGAGGACATCAAGGCGATGGCTCTAGACGTCCTGCGTCACCGAATCATCCTGAGCTACGAGGCCGAAAGCGAGGAACTCACCGCCGACGATCTCATCACCCGCGTCTTCGACGTCATCCCCGTGCCCTGA
- a CDS encoding DUF58 domain-containing protein, whose product MCPVSLSPDIYRKIRQIEIATRRLVDEAVAGEYHSVFKGRGIEYSEVRPYQAGDDIRTIDWNVTSRSGSLHVKKYVEERELTVLLLVDASRSTGFGSGTKSKEEVAAEIAAIIAFSAIRNNDRVGVVLFTGAVEKYIPPRKGTRHVLRLVREILAFQPARPDTSIGNALEFASRVLKKRSIVFLISDFFDAGYADALRVAARMHDLVGIAITDTGERSLPPLGWLRLADLESGQLRLVPAFWPPTRRRYQEAMDAHRRERQALLRKQRVDQVEILADASYEKPLQQFFRRRARRLRR is encoded by the coding sequence ATGTGCCCCGTGAGCCTCTCCCCGGACATCTACCGGAAGATCCGGCAAATCGAGATCGCCACCCGGCGGTTGGTGGACGAGGCGGTGGCCGGAGAGTATCACTCCGTTTTCAAGGGCCGCGGGATCGAGTACAGCGAGGTCCGGCCTTACCAGGCCGGGGACGATATCCGCACCATCGACTGGAACGTGACTTCCCGCTCCGGTTCCCTCCATGTGAAGAAATACGTCGAGGAGCGCGAGCTGACCGTGCTGCTGCTGGTGGATGCCAGCCGGTCTACAGGCTTTGGCTCGGGCACCAAGAGCAAAGAAGAGGTTGCTGCCGAAATCGCAGCCATCATCGCCTTCTCAGCCATCCGCAACAATGACCGGGTGGGCGTCGTGCTGTTCACCGGCGCCGTGGAAAAGTATATTCCGCCGCGCAAGGGCACGCGCCATGTGTTGCGGCTGGTGCGGGAGATCCTGGCCTTCCAGCCCGCGCGGCCGGACACGAGCATTGGAAACGCTCTGGAGTTTGCTTCGCGTGTGCTTAAAAAGCGCAGCATTGTCTTCCTGATCTCGGATTTCTTCGACGCCGGCTACGCCGACGCTCTGCGCGTTGCCGCCCGCATGCACGACCTGGTGGGTATCGCCATCACCGACACCGGCGAGCGGTCGCTGCCGCCGTTGGGATGGCTCCGCCTGGCCGATCTGGAGAGCGGTCAGCTGCGACTGGTTCCGGCGTTCTGGCCGCCGACACGGCGTCGCTATCAGGAGGCCATGGACGCCCATCGGCGCGAGCGTCAGGCGCTGCTACGCAAGCAGCGCGTCGACCAGGTGGAGATTCTGGCCGACGCCTCGTACGAAAAGCCGCTGCAGCAGTTCTTCCGGCGCCGCGCCCGCCGGCTGCGGCGTTAA
- a CDS encoding B12-binding domain-containing radical SAM protein, with the protein MHILLYVPDNQVTDNFVPQLWPILLQNLTPSQHPVSIIDGNVDRYDEVGLVEFIHQHHIDLVGMGFMTRMAQKAYRMADAVRAATTIPVIMGGPHVSALPDEALGSQGGPRHADAVVVGEAEDLWPEVIRDVADGRLHRIYQAPTCAGAASKPSLQNYPIMPWDQMDMDRFDLMRHVPGVVRKLFGRLGIPFQRAFVIPVETGRGCPYGCEFCSVTGFFGGHVRFRTTDNVIEEIRRLKALGRRENALMMVFFVDDNFAIDRRRTKNLLRRMIAEDVCLPWVGQVSVNLLRDEELVELMSASGCRWIFVGLESVVPASLAEAHKDFNKPGEYAATLALLAKHDVYAITSFIYGLDGDETGVSNKTLERIGTWPPVLPVFGLLTPYPATPLYRRLEKERRLSRPRHWLDFQAFKTAFTHRRMTAADLEAEVYHSWLHSYRPSTFRQSQWWLKRNQKNFGYQFMHFISRLFFRGIYFPQKSRWAWFRLLIANTPTIISLIRSGLTRRSTAAPANAPEPALQVRAAVSSAQNVQR; encoded by the coding sequence ATGCACATCCTTCTCTACGTACCCGACAACCAGGTAACCGATAATTTTGTTCCCCAGCTCTGGCCAATCCTGCTGCAAAATTTGACCCCATCGCAACACCCGGTCTCCATCATTGACGGAAATGTTGACCGCTACGATGAAGTCGGCTTAGTTGAGTTTATCCATCAGCATCACATCGATTTGGTGGGCATGGGCTTCATGACACGCATGGCCCAAAAGGCCTATCGGATGGCCGATGCCGTTCGAGCCGCCACCACTATCCCTGTCATCATGGGCGGACCGCACGTCAGTGCGCTTCCCGATGAAGCGCTGGGCAGCCAGGGTGGCCCACGGCACGCCGACGCCGTCGTGGTCGGCGAAGCTGAGGATCTCTGGCCCGAGGTTATCCGTGACGTAGCTGACGGACGGCTTCATCGCATTTATCAGGCTCCAACCTGCGCCGGGGCTGCGTCTAAGCCATCCCTCCAAAACTATCCCATCATGCCGTGGGACCAAATGGATATGGATCGATTTGACCTGATGCGCCATGTGCCTGGTGTGGTCCGCAAACTGTTCGGCCGCCTGGGCATCCCGTTCCAACGGGCTTTCGTCATCCCCGTCGAAACTGGGCGCGGCTGTCCCTACGGCTGTGAATTCTGTTCGGTGACCGGTTTTTTTGGCGGCCACGTTCGTTTCCGCACCACCGACAATGTGATAGAGGAAATCCGCCGCCTCAAAGCGTTGGGCCGGCGTGAGAATGCTCTGATGATGGTTTTTTTTGTCGACGACAACTTCGCGATCGACCGGCGCCGCACCAAAAACTTGTTGCGACGCATGATCGCTGAGGATGTCTGTCTCCCGTGGGTGGGACAGGTCAGCGTCAACCTTCTTCGGGATGAAGAGCTGGTTGAACTGATGTCCGCCAGCGGTTGCCGCTGGATTTTCGTTGGGTTGGAATCGGTAGTGCCAGCCAGTCTCGCCGAAGCCCATAAAGACTTCAACAAACCGGGTGAATATGCTGCCACACTAGCCCTCTTGGCCAAGCATGACGTGTACGCCATCACCTCTTTCATTTACGGCCTGGACGGCGATGAAACCGGCGTTTCAAATAAAACACTCGAGCGGATCGGGACCTGGCCTCCCGTATTACCGGTCTTCGGATTGCTGACGCCCTACCCGGCCACACCCCTCTATCGGCGCCTAGAAAAGGAACGCCGTCTGTCGCGCCCCCGCCATTGGTTGGATTTTCAAGCATTTAAGACCGCATTTACCCATCGCCGGATGACAGCCGCAGATTTAGAAGCGGAAGTGTACCATTCCTGGCTTCACAGCTACCGGCCATCCACGTTCCGCCAGTCTCAGTGGTGGCTGAAACGGAACCAAAAGAATTTCGGGTATCAGTTCATGCACTTCATCTCGCGGTTGTTTTTTAGGGGGATCTATTTCCCCCAGAAAAGCCGTTGGGCCTGGTTCCGGCTCTTAATCGCCAACACCCCAACCATAATCAGTCTGATTCGTTCCGGCTTGACCAGGCGCTCGACTGCCGCCCCCGCCAACGCACCGGAACCCGCACTGCAGGTCAGAGCCGCCGTCTCGTCGGCTCAAAATGTCCAACGCTGA